CCACGCCATTTGCGTTGACATGCCGTAGTGGATAGCTTCGACGACAATATAATCAAAAGGAATGAATATGCCCCCTGAGTTTGAAAAGTTAGGAGCCGTTTGTGAGGAAAGACTTCTCCACTCAGCATGGATGACCTGCACTCACAGTACATGAAAAAACTGGCCACACACAGGAGCACGAAGTTGGTATCCCGCAGCGGCCCGATATAATGAATGACCGAGAATGGACGTGGCTTGTGTTCAAAATTAGACGAAATCGTCAGATTGGCGAAAACAAGCAGGCCGAGGATCATGAAAGCGCAGATCCGCATCGTCCAACCAAAGCCCACCTGCGGCAGTAGATGTTGTACCATTAATGGGAAGACAACGCCACCCAAAGAGGATCCTGCCACTGTCAAACCACCGACAATCCCCCGCTTCTGACGAAACCATGTTTGGGGCTGCAGAATCCTGATAAGAGGTTTATTCTTTATTTTTGTGCGGGGGGAGAGACTTACTGCGGTCATTGCCGGCGTGAAGATCAACGATGAACCGATCCCAGACACCACAGACTGGCTTAGCATCAGTTGGTAATACTTGGTGGAGAGACTGGCCATCATTAGCCCAAACACGTGCAAGAACGATCCGATCGCAATAGGCACGCGCGGACCATAACTGTCGAAAAGTCTGCCCGACACGGGGGAAGTAAAAAGCATGAAAAAGACTAAGACAGTTAGGTCATCAGGATGTGAAATGACACACATTGTGTACTTACATTCCATAGACGTGATCCAGGATACATCCGAACTTGAATAGCCCTTCAACTGGTTCGTTTGATACTCCGACTGGAAAAGTGCAATGCAATTGACCCAGCCAAATGAGACAAACAGAGCAACTGATGCGCCTGCAACCGTAAGCCATGCCTGGAGGCCGCCGTCGGGAACGGTGGGCGGTGCGGCCTTGGGGGCCTCAGCCGTAGGGCCCTCGTTGCCTTTCTCTAAAGTCGTATCCGACATGGGGAACGAGTAGCGCGTTTCTGGGTAAG
This genomic window from Penicillium oxalicum strain HP7-1 chromosome III, whole genome shotgun sequence contains:
- a CDS encoding MFS transporter asaE gives rise to the protein MSDTTLEKGNEGPTAEAPKAAPPTVPDGGLQAWLTVAGASVALFVSFGWVNCIALFQSEYQTNQLKGYSSSDVSWITSMEFFFMLFTSPVSGRLFDSYGPRVPIAIGSFLHVFGLMMASLSTKYYQLMLSQSVVSGIGSSLIFTPAMTAPQTWFRQKRGIVGGLTVAGSSLGGVVFPLMVQHLLPQVGFGWTMRICAFMILGLLVFANLTISSNFEHKPRPFSVIHYIGPLRDTNFVLLCVASFFMYWGIFIPFDYIVVEAIHYGMSTQMAWSLVPILNGASFFGRTVPNYIADKAGRFNVMVVMTTLSAILVLALWLPARGNGALITFAALFGITSGAIIGLGPVLIVQISPMSELGYRVGTVLAFAAVGTLTSPPIGGAIAASDGGSYTYTCVFSGVSFLIGTLGLAALRVRLSGWGLTTKI